In Synechococcus sp. Nb3U1, one DNA window encodes the following:
- the ctaD gene encoding cytochrome c oxidase subunit I produces MTQLQENPNLASTPLAKMELPSEPWWRFFTFSTDHKVIGIQYLVTTFFFYLVGGALATAVRAELATPEADFLGFERYNGAFTVHATIMIFLWIVPALVGGFGNYLVPLMIGARDMAFPKLNAVAFWMIPPTGILLLVSLLTEAPAAGWTSYPPLSLISGKVGEELWILSILLGGTSSILAGVNFFVTILKMRMPGMKLEDMPLFCWAMLATSVLTLIATPVLAGALILLSFDLLAGTAFFNPSGGGDPVVYQHMFWFYSHPAVYIMILPVFGMISEILPVHARKPIFAYKAIAYSSLAICFLGLIVWAHHMFTSGTPDWMRVFFMIATMAIAVPTGIKVFSWLATLWGGKIRLNSAMLFGMGFVSMFVIGGLSGIILSSVPLDVHVHDTYFVVAHLHYVLFGGSVFGIYAGLYHWFPKMTGRMMNEFWGRVHFVLTFVGFNICFLPMHKLGLMGMPRRVAQYDPQFADLNWISSVGAFILAISTLPFLFNAIYSWVAGRKAGDNPWEALSLEWMTTSPPPHQNFYGDPILLTGPYDYGLHSKETLDYFAAQLQTLRELALIEAESSHS; encoded by the coding sequence ATGACCCAGCTACAAGAAAATCCGAACCTCGCTTCCACTCCCCTAGCCAAGATGGAGTTGCCCTCTGAACCTTGGTGGCGCTTTTTTACCTTCTCCACCGACCATAAGGTGATCGGGATCCAATATTTGGTCACCACCTTCTTCTTCTACTTGGTGGGAGGGGCGTTGGCGACAGCAGTACGGGCTGAACTGGCGACCCCAGAGGCCGACTTTTTGGGGTTTGAGCGCTACAACGGCGCCTTTACCGTCCATGCCACGATCATGATCTTTTTGTGGATTGTGCCGGCTTTGGTGGGGGGCTTTGGCAACTACCTGGTGCCCCTGATGATCGGGGCGCGGGATATGGCCTTTCCCAAGTTGAATGCGGTGGCCTTTTGGATGATTCCGCCCACAGGGATCCTGCTTTTGGTGAGCTTGCTCACGGAGGCTCCGGCGGCAGGGTGGACTTCTTATCCCCCCTTGAGCTTGATCAGCGGCAAAGTGGGTGAGGAGCTGTGGATCCTGAGCATTTTGTTGGGGGGAACCTCTTCGATTTTGGCGGGGGTGAATTTCTTCGTCACCATCCTCAAGATGCGGATGCCGGGGATGAAGCTGGAAGATATGCCCCTCTTTTGTTGGGCCATGCTCGCCACTTCGGTTTTAACGCTCATTGCCACTCCTGTTTTGGCTGGAGCTTTGATCCTGCTCAGCTTTGACCTCTTGGCCGGAACCGCCTTTTTTAACCCCAGTGGTGGCGGGGATCCGGTGGTGTACCAGCACATGTTCTGGTTCTACTCCCATCCGGCGGTTTACATCATGATCCTGCCCGTCTTTGGCATGATCTCCGAGATTTTGCCAGTGCACGCCCGCAAGCCGATTTTTGCCTACAAAGCCATTGCCTACTCCAGTTTGGCCATCTGCTTTTTGGGGCTGATCGTTTGGGCGCACCACATGTTCACCAGTGGCACCCCCGATTGGATGCGGGTGTTTTTCATGATTGCTACCATGGCCATTGCTGTGCCGACGGGCATTAAGGTGTTTAGCTGGTTGGCCACCTTGTGGGGGGGTAAGATTCGCCTCAACTCCGCCATGTTGTTTGGCATGGGTTTTGTCTCCATGTTTGTGATCGGCGGCTTGAGCGGCATCATTCTTTCTTCCGTGCCGCTAGATGTGCATGTTCACGACACCTACTTTGTGGTGGCTCACCTGCACTACGTGTTGTTTGGCGGCAGCGTGTTTGGCATTTATGCCGGCCTCTACCACTGGTTCCCGAAGATGACGGGGCGGATGATGAACGAATTCTGGGGACGGGTACATTTTGTCCTCACCTTTGTTGGCTTCAACATCTGCTTTTTGCCCATGCACAAGCTGGGCCTGATGGGGATGCCGCGCCGTGTTGCTCAGTACGACCCGCAATTTGCTGACCTGAACTGGATTAGCTCGGTGGGGGCTTTTATTCTCGCCATTTCCACTCTGCCCTTCCTGTTCAATGCCATCTATTCTTGGGTGGCGGGTCGTAAGGCTGGAGATAACCCCTGGGAAGCTCTGAGCCTGGAGTGGATGACCACCTCTCCCCCACCCCACCAAAACTTCTACGGGGATCCGATTTTGCTGACAGGCCCCTACGACTATGGTCTCCACAGTAAAGAAACCCTCGACTACTTCGCCGCCCAGCTACAAACCCTGCGGGAACTGGCGCTGATAGAAGCGGAGTCTTCCCACTCTTAG
- a CDS encoding COX15/CtaA family protein: MGLGSATRVMNAGLSCPDWPLCYGEIVPSQQMNLQVFLEWFHRMVAAGVGVATLTLMGFAWLKHRSLPTWLPWGLSFAFGLILVQGILGGLTVTELLRFDIVTAHLGTGLLFFATLLTLGLLALPSFGSLSPADPTAEEPRERGSVGYLPWLGLGAVLLVYGQSILGALVASQWALHQCFASGDLCGVMNSHLLGVAPATIAVLVVAVGTGLMRKRIPKILKVFGHSTTTILLAQVGIGILTYRFRLQVEPLTVAHQMFGAALLGCLVGFTVLAWRMQHSADEERLSPVSRKRVAVTAEITSE; encoded by the coding sequence ATGGGCTTGGGCAGTGCCACCCGTGTCATGAATGCCGGCTTGTCCTGTCCCGATTGGCCTCTCTGCTATGGGGAAATTGTGCCCAGCCAACAGATGAACTTGCAGGTATTTCTGGAATGGTTCCACCGCATGGTGGCTGCCGGGGTGGGGGTGGCGACGTTGACGTTGATGGGGTTTGCTTGGCTAAAGCATCGGTCTTTGCCCACGTGGCTGCCCTGGGGCCTCAGTTTTGCGTTTGGGTTGATTTTGGTGCAAGGGATCCTAGGCGGGCTGACGGTCACCGAGCTGTTGCGTTTCGACATTGTCACGGCTCATTTGGGCACAGGCCTATTGTTTTTTGCCACGCTCCTTACCTTAGGGCTGTTGGCATTGCCCAGTTTTGGATCCCTTTCTCCTGCTGATCCTACTGCTGAAGAACCTAGAGAGCGGGGATCGGTGGGGTATTTACCTTGGCTTGGCTTGGGGGCAGTGCTGTTGGTGTATGGCCAGAGCATCCTGGGGGCGTTGGTGGCTTCCCAATGGGCTTTGCATCAGTGCTTTGCTTCGGGAGACCTGTGCGGGGTGATGAACAGCCACTTACTGGGGGTGGCCCCGGCCACGATTGCGGTGTTGGTGGTTGCGGTGGGTACTGGGCTGATGCGCAAACGGATCCCGAAGATCCTGAAGGTTTTCGGCCACTCCACTACAACGATTTTGCTAGCCCAAGTGGGGATCGGCATTCTCACCTACCGTTTCCGTTTGCAGGTGGAGCCTTTGACCGTAGCCCACCAGATGTTCGGGGCAGCTTTACTGGGCTGTCTGGTGGGGTTTACAGTGCTGGCTTGGCGGATGCAACACAGTGCTGACGAAGAGAGACTTTCTCCGGTGAGCCGGAAGCGGGTGGCCGTGACAGCAGAAATTACCAGCGAGTGA
- a CDS encoding cytochrome c oxidase subunit II, producing the protein MSALNNIILVAVGILLTITSIWYGQNHHLLPESAADSAPLFDSLFNSTITIATGIFLIVQGVLLYSAIRYRKRRGDEGDGDPNHGNVLLEIVWTAVPAIIILWLGVASLDVYQAINGGVDVGGHAHSGMAMAMEEATYEAEDPSYAYTPVVVSGGEVGQPDLVVQVQGMQYAWVFTYPESGLVASELHLPLNKRVRLDMTALDVNHAFWVPQFRLKQDVIPGRETHLEFVPSELGEYPIVCAELCGPYHGVMGGQLFVDTPEAFDSWQEEQILAARPDGSALALAPEAQSKSAFAKAQQQRLGIPADIRALHQHFGAQSSG; encoded by the coding sequence GTGAGCGCGCTCAACAATATTATTTTGGTCGCAGTCGGGATCCTCCTGACCATCACCAGCATCTGGTACGGGCAAAACCATCATCTTCTTCCCGAATCGGCCGCCGATTCCGCCCCCCTGTTCGATAGCCTCTTTAACAGCACCATCACCATTGCTACCGGCATTTTTCTGATCGTGCAGGGGGTACTGCTCTATAGTGCTATTCGCTACCGCAAACGGCGGGGTGACGAGGGAGACGGGGATCCCAACCACGGCAACGTGCTGCTGGAGATTGTCTGGACAGCGGTACCGGCCATTATCATCCTCTGGTTGGGGGTGGCCAGCCTAGATGTGTATCAAGCCATCAACGGCGGTGTGGATGTTGGGGGACATGCCCACTCTGGGATGGCCATGGCGATGGAAGAAGCTACCTACGAGGCGGAAGATCCCAGCTATGCCTACACGCCTGTAGTGGTTTCCGGTGGAGAGGTGGGCCAGCCCGATTTGGTTGTGCAGGTTCAGGGCATGCAATATGCTTGGGTGTTTACCTATCCCGAGTCGGGGTTGGTAGCGAGTGAGTTGCACCTTCCCCTCAACAAACGGGTTCGCCTGGATATGACGGCCCTGGATGTGAACCATGCCTTCTGGGTGCCCCAGTTTCGCCTCAAGCAGGATGTCATCCCTGGCCGAGAAACCCACCTAGAGTTTGTGCCCAGTGAGTTGGGCGAGTATCCGATTGTCTGTGCCGAGTTGTGCGGTCCTTATCACGGGGTTATGGGCGGGCAACTGTTTGTGGATACTCCGGAAGCTTTCGACAGTTGGCAGGAAGAACAGATCTTAGCTGCTCGTCCTGACGGTAGCGCCCTGGCACTTGCCCCAGAGGCTCAATCCAAGTCCGCCTTTGCCAAGGCGCAGCAGCAACGGCTGGGGATCCCAGCCGATATCCGAGCCCTGCACCAACATTTCGGAGCTCAGTCTTCTGGCTAG
- a CDS encoding precorrin-8X methylmutase: MEWHVTDAESLMIIDQEVGKHELSPAEYEVVRRVIYATADFEYLKLIRFSNEALQAGAAALAARTTIVVDEPMVQVGIALAIQNTFSNPIYCSSEAVTRPQKDKTRSAWGLETLAQRYPEAIFVIGQSQTALSSLVRLILEREVAPALVIATPAGFVDVVQAKQDLADSMVPHIRTEGRKGGPAVAAAVLDSLLDLAWHAYVRASGAEHPSKSATL, encoded by the coding sequence ATGGAGTGGCATGTGACCGATGCAGAAAGCCTGATGATCATCGATCAGGAGGTCGGCAAGCACGAGCTTTCCCCTGCTGAATACGAAGTGGTTCGTCGTGTTATTTATGCTACTGCAGATTTTGAGTATCTGAAGTTAATCCGTTTCTCTAATGAAGCCCTACAGGCGGGGGCAGCCGCCCTGGCGGCCCGTACCACTATTGTGGTGGATGAGCCGATGGTACAAGTTGGCATAGCCTTGGCCATTCAAAATACCTTTTCCAACCCCATCTACTGCAGCAGCGAAGCCGTTACCCGTCCGCAAAAGGATAAGACCCGCTCCGCTTGGGGGCTAGAAACCCTGGCCCAACGCTATCCTGAGGCAATTTTCGTGATTGGCCAATCCCAGACGGCCCTTTCCAGCTTGGTGCGGCTGATTTTGGAGCGAGAGGTGGCCCCTGCTTTGGTCATCGCCACGCCTGCCGGTTTTGTCGATGTGGTGCAGGCCAAGCAGGATCTGGCGGATTCGATGGTGCCCCACATTCGTACCGAGGGTCGCAAGGGTGGCCCAGCCGTGGCCGCAGCGGTATTGGATAGTCTCCTGGATCTGGCCTGGCATGCCTACGTGCGGGCGAGTGGGGCCGAGCACCCTAGCAAATCGGCTACTTTGTAG
- a CDS encoding hybrid sensor histidine kinase/response regulator, with the protein MRKPAIVCVDDERSVLASLRDQLRHCLGADYQIELAESGDEAFEILDELNKQGSPIPIIISDQIMPGMKGDELLIKVHTLFPETIKIMLTGQANVDDVGNAVNRARLYRYISKPWHDIDLCLTVKEALRSYDLDRELTLKNQALQELNASLEAKVRERSAQLEERNRLLEDQNQQIEQLSLLKDQLISTVSHDLRNPIGSILGVSRLLLSLEDLRKDPEQMTGLIQQIHRSAERMFKLVNDLLDLSRIEQGMPPQWEVVNLGELLSQQLESFQPSFQSKSLAVVFEPPAADLTLIADATGLSQVFSNLISNAIKYTPQQGSITVSIQTQANRVAIQIADTGIGIPPEFLPLLFTKFYRVDNPTHRAEDGTGLGLAIVKSIVDQHQGQIEVESEVGKGSLFRVVLPLDSTSNSL; encoded by the coding sequence ATGAGAAAACCCGCGATTGTCTGTGTGGATGACGAACGCTCCGTATTGGCTAGCCTGCGAGATCAATTGCGCCACTGCTTGGGGGCAGACTACCAAATTGAACTGGCGGAAAGTGGCGATGAGGCTTTTGAGATTCTGGACGAACTGAACAAACAGGGATCCCCAATTCCGATCATCATTTCTGACCAGATCATGCCGGGGATGAAGGGGGATGAGCTGCTGATCAAGGTGCATACTCTTTTCCCAGAGACGATCAAGATCATGTTGACAGGGCAAGCCAATGTAGATGATGTGGGCAATGCGGTCAATCGGGCTCGCCTCTACCGCTACATTTCCAAGCCCTGGCATGATATCGATCTTTGTCTGACGGTGAAAGAAGCCTTGCGCAGCTACGACCTGGATCGGGAGCTGACCCTTAAAAACCAGGCTCTGCAAGAGCTAAATGCCTCTTTGGAAGCCAAAGTGCGAGAACGCTCCGCCCAGTTGGAAGAACGTAACCGTCTTCTGGAGGATCAAAACCAGCAGATCGAGCAACTGAGTTTGCTCAAAGACCAGCTGATCAGTACCGTTTCTCATGATTTGCGTAACCCAATCGGCTCCATTTTGGGAGTTTCCCGCCTGTTGTTGTCTTTAGAAGATCTGCGCAAAGACCCAGAACAGATGACTGGATTGATTCAACAAATCCATCGCTCCGCCGAACGAATGTTCAAGTTGGTGAACGATTTGCTGGATCTCTCCCGCATTGAACAGGGAATGCCCCCACAGTGGGAAGTTGTCAACCTGGGGGAATTGCTTAGCCAACAACTGGAGAGCTTCCAGCCCAGTTTTCAGAGCAAATCCCTAGCGGTTGTTTTTGAGCCCCCAGCGGCTGATCTGACCCTCATTGCCGATGCCACCGGGTTGAGTCAGGTGTTCTCCAACTTAATTTCCAACGCGATCAAGTACACCCCTCAACAGGGATCCATCACGGTCTCTATCCAGACGCAAGCGAATCGAGTCGCCATCCAAATTGCCGATACGGGCATTGGTATTCCGCCGGAATTTTTGCCCCTTTTGTTTACCAAGTTTTACCGGGTGGATAACCCCACCCATCGGGCCGAGGACGGAACGGGCCTGGGTTTAGCGATTGTGAAGAGTATTGTTGACCAGCATCAAGGACAAATTGAGGTGGAAAGCGAAGTGGGCAAGGGTAGTCTTTTTCGAGTTGTTCTGCCATTGGATTCCACATCCAATTCTCTCTAG
- a CDS encoding cytochrome c oxidase subunit 3, translating to MQGSLAPDTLVVGQTQAHATHAEQPDHRVFGILVFLVAEACLFLGLFIAYLAFSLNSPVWPPEGTPERELLLPGINTLILISSSFVIHKAEPAIKANDVKGLRLWFALTALMGAIFLAGQIYEYSNLEFGLTTNLFASTFYVLTGFHGLHVAAGLLFILAVLWRSLKPGHYSAEHHFGVEAAELYWHFVDVVWIVLFILLYLL from the coding sequence ATGCAAGGATCCCTCGCTCCTGACACGCTGGTGGTCGGACAGACTCAGGCCCACGCTACCCATGCTGAGCAACCTGATCATCGTGTATTCGGCATTTTGGTGTTTTTGGTGGCAGAGGCCTGTCTGTTTTTGGGGCTGTTCATTGCCTATTTGGCCTTTAGCCTCAACTCCCCAGTATGGCCACCGGAAGGCACCCCCGAGCGGGAATTGCTCTTGCCCGGCATCAATACCCTGATTTTGATTTCGAGCAGCTTTGTGATTCACAAGGCTGAGCCCGCTATCAAGGCCAATGATGTCAAGGGTCTGCGGCTGTGGTTTGCCCTCACGGCTCTGATGGGAGCGATTTTCTTAGCGGGGCAAATTTATGAGTACAGCAACCTAGAGTTTGGCCTCACCACCAACTTGTTTGCCAGCACCTTCTACGTCTTGACCGGGTTTCACGGTTTGCACGTAGCGGCAGGGCTGTTGTTTATTCTGGCGGTGTTGTGGCGCTCTCTCAAGCCCGGCCACTACAGTGCTGAGCATCACTTTGGTGTCGAGGCTGCCGAGTTGTACTGGCACTTTGTCGATGTGGTTTGGATCGTGCTGTTTATCTTGCTCTACTTGCTCTAG
- a CDS encoding histidine triad nucleotide-binding protein, which yields MSDTVFGKIIRKEIPAQIVYEDDTVLAFKDIAPQAPVHILVIPKQPISGISQAKPEHEQLLGHLLLTAQRVAAEAGLQNGYRLVMNEGTDGRQTVFHLHLHVLGGRSLSWPPG from the coding sequence ATGAGCGACACTGTTTTTGGCAAGATCATCCGCAAGGAGATCCCCGCCCAAATTGTTTATGAAGATGATACGGTTCTCGCCTTCAAAGATATTGCCCCGCAGGCCCCCGTTCATATTTTGGTGATCCCGAAGCAGCCCATTTCGGGTATTTCCCAGGCTAAGCCAGAACACGAACAGTTGTTGGGTCATCTGCTGTTGACAGCTCAACGGGTGGCCGCCGAGGCGGGTTTGCAGAACGGCTATCGGCTGGTGATGAATGAAGGAACAGACGGCAGGCAAACGGTCTTTCATTTGCACCTGCACGTTCTGGGTGGGCGTTCGTTGAGTTGGCCTCCTGGCTAG